One stretch of Miscanthus floridulus cultivar M001 chromosome 18, ASM1932011v1, whole genome shotgun sequence DNA includes these proteins:
- the LOC136520556 gene encoding serine carboxypeptidase II-2, whose amino-acid sequence MASRSAGLFLALLLLAVVAASAAAAGGAKWREEQARDRVPRVPGQAFNTSFAQYAGYVTVSEQRGAALFYWFFEAEKDPASKPLVLWLNGGPGCSSIAFGLGEEVGPFHVNADGKGVHVNPYSWNKVANLLFLDSPVGVGYSYSNTSDDALKNGDARTATDSLAFLLKWLERFPQYKEREFYLTGESYAGHYVPQLAQAIKRHHEATGDKSINLKGHMVGNALTDDFHDHYGIFQFMWTTGLISDQTYKLLNVFCDYESFVHSSPQCDKILDIASTEAGNIDSYSIFTPTCHASFASSKNKVMKRLRSAGKMAEQYDPCTEKHSIVYFNLAEVQKALHVNPVIGKSKWETCSEAVNTHWGDCERSVLHIYQELIQYGLRIWVFSGDTDAVIPVTSTRYSIDALKLPTITPWHAWYDDDGEVGGWTQGYKGLNFVTVRGAGHEVPLHRPKQALTLIKSFLAGSPMPVQSSTHSDM is encoded by the exons ATGGCCTCCCGATCTGCCGGGCTCTTCCTCGCCCTCCTGCTCCTGGCCGTCGTCGCggcctccgctgccgccgccggggGCGCGAAGTGGCGGGAGGAGCAGGCGCGGGATCGGGTGCCGCGGGTGCCGGGGCAGGCCTTCAACACCAGCTTCGCGCAGTACGCCGGGTACGTCACCGTCAGCGAGCAGCGCGGCGCCGCGCTCTTCTACTGGTTCTTCGAGGCCGAGAAGGACCCGGCGTCCAAGCCCCTCGTGCTCTGGCTCAACGGAG GGCCTGGATGCTCGTCCATTGCTTTTGGACTCGGAGAAGAAGTAGGACCTTTCCATGTTAATGCAGATGGGAAGGGGGTGCATGTCAATCCTTATTCTTGGAACAAAG TTGCAAATTTACTGTTCCTTGATTCACCTGTTGGTGTTGGTTACTCATATTCAAACACCTCTGATGATGCTTTAAAAAATGGGGATGCGAGAACTG CCACGGATTCATTGGCGTTCTTACTGAAGTGGCTTGAACGCTTTCCTCAGTACAAGGAACGTGAATTTTATTTGACAGGAGAGAGTTACGCTG GTCACTATGTTCCTCAACTGGCTCAAGCCATAAAAAGGCACCATGAGGCTACTGGTGACAAATCAATTAATCTAAAGGGCCACATG GTAGGAAATGCTCTCACTGATGATTTCCATGACCACTATGGAATATTTCAATTCATGTGGACTACTGGCCTGATCTCTGATCAAACATACAAGCTGCTGAATGTTTTCTGTGACTATGAGTCCTTTGTGCATTCCTCTCCACAGTGTGATAAGATTCTTGATATTGCTAGCACTGAAGCTGGAAACATTGATTCATATAGCATCTTCACACCTACATGCCATGCATCTTTTGCCTCCTCGAAGAACAAAGTGATGAAAAGGCTGCGT TCTGCTGGAAAAATGGCAGAGCAGTATGATCCATGCACTGAGAAGCATTCAATTGTATACTTCAATCTAGCTGAGGTTCAGAAGGCACTTCATGTTAATCCAGTCATTGGAAAATCAAAATGGGAGACTTGCAG TGAAGCTGTTAATACTCATTGGGGGGACTGCGAAAGATCTGTGCTGCATATCTATCAGGAACTTATACAGTATGGCCTTCGTATATGGGTGTTCAG TGGAGATACAGATGCAGTGATTCCAGTGACTTCAACTAGATACAGCATCGATGCTCTCAAGCTTCCAACAATAACTCCATGGCATGCTTggtacgacgacgacggcgag GTCGGTGGATGGACTCAAGGGTACAAGGGACTCAATTTTGTGACCGTGAGGGGAGCAGGTCATGAAGTTCCTCTTCATCGACCCAAACAGGCTCTCACACTAATCAAATCATTCTTGGCTGGGAGCCCAATGCCTGTGCAATCCAGTACACACAGCGACATGTAA